A single region of the Pleurocapsa minor HA4230-MV1 genome encodes:
- a CDS encoding nitroreductase family protein, with protein MNNQILKLIDNRRTTALFDQTKKLDEEQIKELIRLATKAPTSFNLQNWRFIAVMGDEAKLKLRKISWDQAKITEAAVTFIICGQMADEKTLPQRLRPAVDAKIMPENMIEGWVAGAGSLYLNQSWRQRDEAVRSALLGAMTLMLAAEGMGLGAGPMIGFDRDAVSIEFGLKKK; from the coding sequence ATGAACAATCAAATCTTGAAATTAATTGATAACCGCAGAACAACGGCTTTATTCGATCAAACAAAAAAATTAGACGAGGAGCAGATTAAAGAGCTAATTCGTCTCGCCACAAAAGCCCCCACATCTTTTAATCTCCAGAATTGGCGTTTTATTGCCGTTATGGGTGATGAAGCAAAACTTAAATTGCGTAAGATTTCCTGGGACCAAGCGAAGATAACCGAAGCAGCTGTCACTTTTATAATTTGTGGTCAAATGGCAGATGAGAAGACATTACCTCAACGTCTTCGTCCGGCAGTAGATGCTAAGATTATGCCTGAAAATATGATTGAGGGTTGGGTAGCAGGTGCTGGCAGTCTTTATTTAAATCAAAGCTGGCGACAACGCGATGAAGCCGTCCGAAGTGCCTTATTAGGTGCAATGACGCTTATGTTGGCGGCCGAAGGTATGGGTCTTGGAGCCGGGCCAATGATAGGATTCGATCGGGATGCTGTATCAATCGAATTTGGCCTAAAAAAAAAATGA
- a CDS encoding transposase → MEQEKRLKYLDLVASAVILQNTVDMTRVIHSLSAEGFKITRRMLATMSPYINRNLKRYGDYVVDLKNIPQPFEGAINLPVDIFETQSE, encoded by the coding sequence GTGGAACAAGAAAAGCGATTAAAATATCTAGATTTAGTCGCTAGTGCCGTAATTCTCCAGAATACGGTAGATATGACCAGAGTAATTCATTCTTTGAGTGCAGAGGGATTTAAGATTACTCGCCGAATGCTGGCAACTATGAGTCCTTATATCAACCGCAATCTCAAGCGGTACGGGGATTACGTGGTGGATTTGAAGAACATTCCTCAACCATTTGAGGGGGCGATTAATCTACCAGTTGATATTTTTGAAACTCAGTCTGAGTAA
- a CDS encoding pirin family protein: MTNITQILTPHIKDLGGFSARRSLPHDERMMVGPFIFFDHLGPAVFLPGEGVDVRPHPHINLATVTYLFEGALLHRDSLGSVREIQPGAVNWMSAGTGIVHSERSPDRDRAIKSTLHAIQTWVALPETDEESEPWFRHYPSADIPTWTENGVKITLIAGETKDKISPVETLSPTIYLDLVFTSGGKFMLLAEYSERAIYSVTPGIIIDGKELEQHRMAILAPKNEVEITAKTDARCIVIGGEPVGERHKWWNFVSSRRERIEQAKQDWQSGKFSQVPQETEFIPLPEEETARPQPLS; the protein is encoded by the coding sequence ATGACTAATATTACTCAAATACTTACTCCCCACATCAAAGATTTAGGCGGATTCAGCGCTCGTCGTAGCTTACCCCATGACGAACGGATGATGGTTGGCCCGTTCATTTTCTTCGACCATTTAGGTCCTGCCGTATTCCTCCCTGGCGAGGGGGTAGATGTGCGTCCTCACCCTCATATCAATTTAGCAACGGTTACTTATCTGTTTGAAGGAGCGTTGTTACACCGCGATAGTCTTGGTAGCGTCCGTGAAATTCAGCCTGGTGCAGTTAACTGGATGAGTGCGGGAACGGGAATCGTTCACTCGGAAAGAAGTCCAGATCGCGATCGCGCTATTAAAAGTACTCTTCATGCAATTCAAACTTGGGTGGCTTTACCCGAAACAGATGAAGAGAGCGAACCTTGGTTTCGTCATTACCCTAGTGCAGATATTCCAACCTGGACGGAGAACGGGGTGAAAATTACTCTCATTGCAGGAGAAACAAAAGATAAGATTTCTCCCGTCGAAACTCTCTCCCCTACTATTTATCTCGATCTAGTTTTTACTTCAGGAGGCAAATTTATGCTTCTTGCCGAATACAGCGAACGAGCAATTTATAGCGTTACGCCAGGAATTATTATCGATGGCAAAGAGCTAGAACAACACCGAATGGCAATCCTTGCCCCTAAAAATGAAGTCGAAATAACTGCCAAGACCGATGCTAGATGTATAGTTATTGGTGGTGAACCTGTAGGAGAACGCCATAAATGGTGGAACTTTGTCTCCAGTCGCCGAGAGCGAATCGAACAAGCTAAACAAGATTGGCAATCGGGTAAATTTTCTCAAGTACCACAAGAAACCGAATTCATTCCACTTCCTGAAGAAGAAACTGCAAGACCGCAACCTTTGAGCTAA
- a CDS encoding antibiotic biosynthesis monooxygenase: protein MNTETNLQNKQVTAVISHYIRPGRESGYEEWLEGISQAASEFEGHNGVTILRPKSNSGGEYVIILRFNNYNSLRQWMRSPERRDWIERAKPLIEKPENVQVLTGLEALVSLPNVASTPPPKYKTAFVTWIGVFICVSTLGHFVAPYLAGLPYLLRQAIITGIVVLLLAYVVMPRLTRLFHKWLHPS from the coding sequence ATGAATACCGAAACAAATCTTCAAAATAAACAGGTTACAGCCGTAATTTCCCATTATATTCGTCCTGGTCGCGAATCAGGTTATGAAGAGTGGCTTGAGGGAATTTCTCAAGCAGCTAGTGAGTTTGAAGGTCATAACGGAGTAACTATCCTCAGACCAAAATCTAACTCTGGTGGTGAATATGTAATTATTTTACGTTTTAATAATTATAATAGTCTTCGTCAATGGATGCGATCGCCCGAACGTCGAGATTGGATCGAGCGAGCTAAACCCTTAATCGAAAAGCCCGAAAATGTTCAAGTTTTAACAGGATTAGAAGCCTTAGTATCTCTGCCAAATGTCGCCTCAACTCCGCCTCCTAAATATAAGACTGCCTTTGTTACCTGGATTGGGGTTTTTATATGTGTATCTACTCTAGGTCATTTTGTTGCCCCGTACTTGGCAGGTTTACCCTATCTATTGCGTCAGGCAATTATTACGGGAATAGTAGTTTTGTTGTTGGCTTATGTAGTAATGCCCAGATTAACCCGCCTGTTTCATAAATGGCTTCACCCATCATAA
- a CDS encoding lipocalin-like domain-containing protein — MSTPSIQNNLLIGIWKLISATAIYADGTVTPDVYGTHPVGYITYTSDGHMMVMFSRSDRSPLSQEVRSPLTPQMQSLPVEELAQAFTTFNAYAGTYTLSGNTVTHQIKIASIPNRVGTTLVRTFTLSESRVTLKTLPVLSDGVEAVFELVWERI, encoded by the coding sequence ATGTCTACACCATCAATCCAGAACAATCTGCTAATTGGCATTTGGAAGTTAATTTCTGCAACTGCCATTTACGCTGATGGAACGGTGACTCCAGACGTGTATGGAACTCATCCGGTTGGCTACATCACTTACACATCAGATGGTCACATGATGGTGATGTTTTCTAGGAGCGATCGCTCACCGCTGAGTCAGGAGGTCAGATCACCGCTAACTCCCCAGATGCAATCTTTACCCGTGGAAGAGCTTGCTCAAGCATTTACAACATTCAATGCTTACGCTGGAACTTATACGTTGAGTGGCAACACAGTAACTCACCAGATCAAAATTGCATCAATTCCTAATCGCGTTGGTACAACGTTAGTTCGCACCTTTACTCTGAGTGAGAGCCGAGTGACGCTGAAAACGTTGCCAGTTTTGAGTGATGGTGTTGAGGCGGTTTTCGAGTTGGTGTGGGAGCGCATTTAA
- a CDS encoding nuclear transport factor 2 family protein, whose amino-acid sequence MSEKNKAILLEGNAAIAEGNNEGFLSFCADDMEWTFVGDKTLQGKEAVRQWMTTTYLEPPKFMVANLIAEGDFVTAVGNITMKDEDAKAAHYSYCDIWRFHGGQIIELRAFVIKTEVKNETSSAT is encoded by the coding sequence ATGTCAGAGAAAAATAAAGCAATTTTATTAGAGGGAAATGCGGCGATCGCTGAAGGCAATAATGAAGGATTTTTGTCGTTCTGCGCCGACGACATGGAATGGACGTTTGTAGGCGACAAGACTCTTCAAGGAAAAGAAGCTGTTCGCCAATGGATGACAACGACATACCTAGAGCCGCCAAAGTTTATGGTCGCGAACTTAATCGCTGAGGGTGATTTCGTCACGGCAGTTGGCAACATCACAATGAAGGACGAAGACGCGAAAGCGGCTCATTACTCATACTGCGACATCTGGCGCTTTCACGGCGGTCAGATTATCGAATTAAGGGCTTTCGTCATCAAAACGGAGGTCAAGAATGAAACCAGCAGCGCGACGTAA
- a CDS encoding SDR family oxidoreductase: protein MILQDKVALVTGGTSGIGRATAIAYAQQKAKVVVVGRRIDEGEKTVRLIQDAGGEAIFVQTDVTKEADVKAMVDKAVGVFGRLDIAFNNAGMGGENPSLIEQTEAEYDRTMNVNVKGVWLSMKYEIAQMLKQGSGSIVNMASAVGVVALPNILLYTASKHAVVGLTKAAALQYAKAGIRINAVAPGSIQTDMFEAAALQYAKAGIRINVVAPGAIQTDMFEAVTDEAKAYLTGLHPIGRVGTPLEVANAVLFLSSEMASFVTGETLMVDGGYVAQ from the coding sequence ATGATACTACAAGATAAAGTGGCTTTAGTTACTGGGGGAACATCAGGAATTGGCAGAGCAACTGCGATCGCTTATGCCCAACAAAAGGCAAAAGTGGTTGTTGTGGGTCGTCGAATTGATGAAGGTGAAAAAACGGTTCGATTGATTCAGGATGCTGGCGGAGAGGCTATTTTTGTGCAAACAGATGTCACGAAAGAAGCCGATGTTAAAGCAATGGTTGATAAAGCGGTTGGCGTTTTTGGTCGGTTGGATATTGCCTTTAATAATGCAGGAATGGGCGGCGAAAATCCCTCATTGATTGAGCAAACAGAAGCTGAATACGATCGCACTATGAATGTCAATGTCAAAGGTGTTTGGTTGTCGATGAAATATGAAATTGCTCAGATGTTGAAACAGGGAAGTGGTTCGATCGTCAATATGGCATCTGCGGTTGGAGTCGTTGCACTTCCTAACATACTCCTCTACACCGCGAGTAAACATGCGGTAGTAGGCTTAACAAAAGCTGCTGCGCTCCAATATGCCAAAGCGGGTATTCGCATCAATGCCGTTGCACCAGGGTCAATCCAAACAGATATGTTTGAAGCTGCTGCGCTCCAATATGCCAAAGCGGGTATTCGCATCAATGTCGTTGCACCAGGGGCAATCCAAACAGATATGTTTGAAGCAGTTACAGATGAAGCCAAAGCTTACTTGACAGGACTTCACCCGATCGGACGAGTTGGCACACCGCTTGAAGTTGCAAATGCAGTCCTGTTTTTATCATCTGAGATGGCATCGTTCGTAACAGGTGAAACGTTGATGGTAGATGGTGGGTATGTAGCGCAGTAG
- a CDS encoding amidohydrolase, with protein MDNYHKTKRRDFFKWALAAGFSTYLLDRGQSWAQNPPDPDTNKADLILHNATIATQNERRSLAEALAIKGNRFLAVGTEKEVMAYRGDNTEIIDLNRRTVIPGLNDTHTHLIRGGLNYNMELRWDGVPSLADALRMLQEQARRTPAPQWVRVIGGWSEFQFAERRMPTLTEINAVSQDVPVFILNLYNRALLNGAALRALGIDRNTTPPPDSVIEKDSNGNPTGMLIAKPNATILYAAIAQGPKLGLEDQLNSTRHYLREMNRLGITSVIDAGGGGQNYPDDYQIMDRLHKAGEMTVRVAYNLFTQNPGEEQADFERWIKIANPGQGDDFYQLNGAGEMLVFSAADFEDFAEPRPDLNPNMEGELTDVIKLLSANKWPFRLHATYDESITRFLNVFENVNQEVPFAGMHWILDHAETISDRNIERVKALGGGIAIQHRMAFQGEYFIDRYGIEAATHTPPIKKIMAMDVPISGGTDGTRVASYNPWVGLYWLVSGKTVGGTSLYSEANRLDRMDALRTYTTAASWFSNQEGNKGSIVPGQLADLAVLSEDYFSIPEERIKHLESVLTIVDGKPVYSSAEFNQLSPPPLPVSPDWSPVKYFGGYHNDSKISLSSPKQTAKYIGSYHQQNLNLSSLGTGSLSRFWDGIACACCF; from the coding sequence ATGGATAATTATCACAAGACTAAAAGACGTGATTTTTTTAAGTGGGCTTTAGCAGCGGGATTTTCTACTTATTTACTAGATCGAGGTCAATCTTGGGCGCAAAACCCTCCCGATCCCGATACCAATAAAGCCGATTTAATTCTTCACAATGCTACTATTGCTACCCAAAACGAACGACGATCTCTTGCCGAAGCTTTGGCAATCAAAGGTAATCGTTTTCTGGCGGTGGGAACAGAGAAGGAAGTGATGGCTTATCGGGGAGATAATACTGAAATTATCGACCTCAATCGCCGAACGGTAATTCCTGGGCTGAATGATACTCATACCCACCTGATTCGTGGCGGTTTGAACTACAACATGGAACTGCGCTGGGATGGTGTCCCTTCCCTAGCGGATGCCCTAAGAATGCTTCAAGAGCAAGCTCGTAGAACTCCAGCACCTCAATGGGTAAGAGTAATTGGAGGCTGGAGTGAATTTCAGTTTGCCGAACGGCGAATGCCAACTTTGACTGAAATTAATGCCGTTTCTCAAGATGTTCCTGTCTTTATTCTCAATCTTTATAATCGTGCCTTGCTCAACGGTGCTGCTTTGCGAGCTTTAGGAATCGATCGCAATACCACACCCCCTCCTGATTCTGTAATCGAGAAGGACAGTAATGGTAATCCGACAGGGATGCTAATTGCCAAACCTAACGCCACAATTCTTTATGCTGCGATCGCCCAAGGTCCTAAACTAGGTTTAGAAGACCAGTTAAACTCTACTCGTCACTATCTGCGGGAAATGAACCGCCTGGGAATCACCAGCGTAATTGATGCGGGAGGAGGAGGGCAAAACTATCCTGACGACTATCAAATTATGGATCGACTCCATAAAGCAGGGGAAATGACGGTAAGGGTGGCATATAATCTGTTCACCCAAAACCCAGGCGAAGAACAAGCTGATTTTGAACGCTGGATTAAGATTGCTAATCCTGGTCAGGGTGACGATTTTTATCAACTTAATGGCGCGGGAGAAATGTTGGTTTTCTCGGCTGCGGATTTTGAAGATTTTGCCGAACCTCGTCCCGATCTCAATCCGAATATGGAAGGAGAACTAACCGATGTTATTAAGCTTCTTTCTGCTAACAAATGGCCTTTTAGACTTCATGCCACCTATGACGAATCAATTACTCGGTTTTTAAATGTATTTGAAAATGTTAATCAGGAAGTTCCCTTTGCAGGGATGCACTGGATTTTAGACCACGCTGAAACAATTAGCGATCGCAACATTGAGCGCGTTAAAGCTTTGGGAGGAGGCATTGCCATTCAACACCGTATGGCTTTTCAAGGGGAATACTTTATAGACCGTTATGGAATAGAGGCTGCAACTCATACTCCGCCGATTAAAAAAATCATGGCGATGGATGTTCCCATATCTGGAGGCACAGACGGAACAAGGGTGGCTAGCTACAATCCTTGGGTGGGTTTGTACTGGTTGGTTTCGGGTAAAACTGTTGGCGGGACATCTCTATACTCTGAAGCAAATCGTCTAGACCGTATGGATGCTTTAAGAACCTATACTACTGCTGCTTCTTGGTTCTCCAATCAAGAAGGTAACAAAGGCTCGATTGTGCCTGGTCAACTGGCAGATTTAGCAGTTTTGTCAGAAGATTATTTTTCCATACCCGAAGAGAGGATTAAACATCTCGAATCAGTATTAACTATTGTCGATGGCAAACCCGTATACAGTTCGGCGGAATTTAATCAGTTGTCTCCTCCACCCTTACCTGTCAGTCCAGACTGGTCGCCCGTTAAATATTTTGGTGGTTATCACAATGATTCTAAGATAAGTTTATCCTCTCCCAAGCAGACGGCTAAGTATATTGGTTCTTACCATCAGCAGAATTTGAATTTATCTTCTCTGGGTACTGGCAGCCTATCTCGTTTTTGGGATGGCATAGCTTGTGCTTGCTGCTTTTAA
- a CDS encoding zinc-binding dehydrogenase yields MDLVLDTIGGETIQRSLEIIRLFGRLISIVDIATPQSLLEAWSKNLTIHFVFSPQYRAKLEALTKLIERHQLRPVIDSVFSWDQVVLAHQRIEQGGTRGKVVLKFTEN; encoded by the coding sequence GTGGATTTAGTTCTAGATACGATCGGCGGAGAAACAATTCAGCGTAGTCTAGAAATCATTCGTCTCTTCGGTAGGCTTATAAGCATTGTAGACATTGCAACACCGCAATCGCTTCTTGAAGCATGGAGCAAGAATCTGACGATTCATTTTGTTTTTTCACCCCAGTACCGAGCAAAATTAGAGGCTTTGACAAAACTAATCGAGCGTCATCAGCTTCGCCCAGTGATTGATTCAGTATTTTCTTGGGATCAGGTCGTTCTGGCGCATCAGCGTATAGAGCAGGGAGGAACACGGGGCAAAGTTGTGCTGAAATTTACAGAAAATTAG
- a CDS encoding NAD(P)H-dependent oxidoreductase — protein sequence MSKQLKQITENQCQNAPAKYDDLKALFLNCTLNRTPILSHTEGVIDIAKNIFEANGVQTKVIRPVDYEIPAGLGLDMSQTNEWNRDDWPIIQQEIDETDILVLCTSVWLGEKSSVCNRVLERMYGYTHVLNAKGQYRDYGKVGATLITGNEDGIKHCAMNILFSLSHIGYTIPPQADAGWLGEVGPGPSYLDPGSGGPENDFTNRNTTFLAWNCMHLARMLKDNGGIPQYGNQPEVWDAGCKSDFKNPEHKV from the coding sequence ATGTCAAAACAGCTAAAACAAATAACTGAAAATCAGTGTCAAAATGCACCAGCAAAATATGACGACCTCAAGGCTCTTTTTTTAAACTGCACTCTGAATAGAACTCCTATTTTATCTCATACTGAGGGTGTAATTGATATTGCTAAAAACATTTTTGAAGCTAATGGAGTTCAGACTAAAGTCATTCGACCTGTAGACTACGAAATACCCGCAGGACTTGGGCTAGATATGTCCCAAACAAATGAATGGAATCGAGACGATTGGCCCATAATTCAACAAGAAATTGATGAAACTGATATTTTGGTATTGTGTACCTCAGTTTGGCTTGGAGAAAAAAGTTCTGTTTGTAATCGAGTTTTAGAAAGAATGTACGGTTACACTCATGTTTTAAACGCAAAAGGACAATATCGAGATTATGGAAAAGTCGGTGCAACCTTAATTACTGGTAACGAAGATGGAATTAAACATTGCGCTATGAATATTTTATTTTCTCTTTCTCATATTGGTTATACAATTCCTCCCCAAGCTGATGCAGGATGGTTAGGAGAAGTCGGTCCTGGTCCTTCTTATCTAGATCCTGGTTCTGGTGGCCCTGAAAACGATTTTACCAACAGAAATACAACTTTCTTAGCTTGGAACTGTATGCATTTGGCAAGAATGTTGAAAGATAATGGCGGAATTCCCCAATACGGAAACCAACCTGAAGTTTGGGATGCAGGTTGTAAGAGTGATTTTAAAAACCCAGAACACAAAGTATAG
- a CDS encoding pirin family protein — protein sequence MNNETINHLIHDRNLRGLSKIGWLDSRHTFSFSSFYDQNRLGFRSLRVINEDRVTPGAGFPAHSHTDMEIITYVLEGALEHKDSLGTGSVILPGDAQIMSAGTGITHSEFNHSQTEPVHFLQIWIEPNVTGIAPRYDQRTFPEAEKLGKLRPIIAPDERDGAIKIYQDAYLYVSVLKPGDKIDYEVQPNRYTWLQVAKGIVLLNEESLRAGDGVQISTPELLNLSTEVGTEVLLFDLA from the coding sequence ATGAACAACGAAACTATTAACCATCTCATTCACGATCGCAATTTACGAGGTCTATCAAAAATCGGCTGGCTTGATAGCCGACATACTTTTTCCTTTAGTAGTTTTTACGACCAAAATCGGCTGGGCTTTCGCTCTTTGAGGGTGATTAACGAAGATCGGGTCACTCCAGGAGCGGGATTTCCCGCCCACAGCCATACTGATATGGAGATTATTACTTATGTTCTTGAAGGTGCGTTGGAACACAAAGATAGTTTGGGTACGGGGTCGGTTATTCTCCCAGGAGATGCTCAAATTATGAGTGCAGGCACGGGTATTACTCATAGTGAATTTAACCATTCTCAAACTGAACCAGTTCATTTTTTGCAAATTTGGATTGAGCCTAACGTTACGGGTATCGCCCCAAGATACGACCAGCGTACCTTTCCAGAAGCAGAAAAATTAGGAAAACTACGCCCAATCATCGCCCCAGACGAACGAGATGGAGCGATAAAAATCTATCAGGATGCTTATCTGTATGTTTCTGTACTCAAACCTGGAGATAAAATTGACTATGAAGTTCAACCCAATCGTTACACTTGGCTTCAGGTGGCTAAAGGCATAGTTTTACTCAACGAAGAATCCTTGAGAGCTGGTGATGGGGTGCAAATTAGTACCCCAGAACTGCTGAACCTTAGTACAGAAGTTGGGACAGAAGTTCTACTGTTTGACCTTGCTTGA
- a CDS encoding DUF981 domain-containing protein, translated as MLINLSAGLALLAAYVYFGLGTSNQKRWIPGFGVVGAIALVTGLHMTFTWPVIGSFNVAFGETTVLFGILFVGTSLTLAMGWELFTLGIYGFFAGLVSLLIGFRIINLGITQLPLLSGIGFILVGLGGIFSVPTLSLKSTRLLRTIGAIMLGVAALIFAYIGLTAYWAHLADFSEWTPLPR; from the coding sequence ATGCTGATTAATCTATCGGCTGGACTCGCTCTGTTAGCTGCCTATGTGTATTTTGGTCTTGGTACTTCAAATCAGAAACGCTGGATTCCTGGTTTTGGTGTAGTCGGCGCGATCGCTTTAGTCACTGGCTTACACATGACTTTTACCTGGCCCGTTATTGGTAGTTTCAATGTTGCCTTTGGTGAAACAACTGTTCTGTTTGGCATTTTGTTTGTAGGAACTTCCCTAACTCTGGCAATGGGTTGGGAATTATTTACCCTGGGCATTTATGGATTCTTTGCAGGACTGGTATCGCTTCTAATTGGCTTTCGTATCATAAACCTGGGAATAACACAACTTCCTTTGCTGTCAGGAATTGGGTTCATTCTCGTTGGCTTAGGAGGAATTTTTTCTGTACCAACCCTCTCTCTCAAATCAACCCGGCTCTTGCGAACTATTGGAGCAATTATGTTAGGTGTGGCAGCTCTCATCTTTGCTTATATCGGATTGACTGCCTACTGGGCACATCTTGCGGACTTTTCGGAGTGGACACCCCTGCCAAGATAG
- a CDS encoding FAD-binding protein, whose product MYDCVIVGGGSAGLSAALLLGRSRHRVLVCDKGNPRNAAAHESHSFFTRDGISPHELLNIGRDQLKPYKSIKFQAIGVKEINPSLIQDLKFKVR is encoded by the coding sequence ATTTACGATTGTGTCATTGTCGGTGGCGGCTCCGCCGGACTCAGTGCGGCACTGCTTTTGGGCAGAAGTCGCCATCGAGTCTTAGTCTGCGACAAAGGTAATCCCCGCAATGCTGCCGCCCACGAGTCGCACAGTTTTTTCACCCGCGACGGCATCAGCCCCCATGAACTGCTGAACATTGGGCGCGACCAACTCAAACCCTACAAAAGCATCAAATTTCAAGCGATCGGGGTCAAAGAAATCAACCCATCCCTAATACAAGACCTAAAATTTAAAGTGAGATGA
- a CDS encoding hydrolase: MSKIELLTPQNSTLLIIDHQPQMAFGVVSIDRQTLKNNVVALLKSAKVFKVPTILTTVETESFSGYMWPEILAVFPDHDVLERTSMNSWDDQKVRDAVAATGRKKLILSGLWTEVCINMCAFSAMADDYELYVVEDACGGTSEMAHRASMDRMIQAGVVPVTWQQVLLEWQRDWARKETYDTTLAVVKEHSGAYGMGVDYAYTMIHKAPQRDKPTNKILR, encoded by the coding sequence ATGAGCAAAATTGAACTTTTAACTCCTCAAAATTCCACACTATTAATCATCGACCATCAACCTCAGATGGCTTTTGGGGTGGTCAGTATAGATCGACAGACTTTGAAAAATAACGTTGTCGCACTGCTAAAAAGTGCCAAAGTATTCAAAGTTCCGACAATTCTTACTACTGTAGAAACGGAAAGCTTTAGCGGTTATATGTGGCCCGAAATTTTAGCAGTTTTTCCCGATCATGATGTATTGGAAAGAACCAGTATGAACTCTTGGGATGACCAAAAGGTTAGAGATGCTGTAGCTGCAACTGGTCGTAAAAAATTAATTCTTTCGGGATTATGGACGGAAGTTTGTATTAATATGTGCGCCTTCTCCGCTATGGCTGATGATTATGAGCTGTATGTCGTGGAAGATGCTTGTGGTGGGACGAGCGAAATGGCTCATCGTGCGTCTATGGATCGGATGATTCAGGCAGGAGTCGTGCCAGTAACCTGGCAACAAGTACTTTTAGAATGGCAACGAGATTGGGCGCGAAAAGAAACTTACGACACAACTCTAGCTGTAGTTAAAGAACACAGTGGAGCTTATGGAATGGGCGTGGATTACGCTTACACAATGATACACAAAGCACCCCAACGCGACAAACCTACGAACAAGATCCTTAGATAA
- a CDS encoding alpha/beta hydrolase has protein sequence MPYITVGQENSATIDLYYEDLGAGQPIVLIHGFPLNGHSWEKQVLVLLNAGYRVITYDRRGFGASSQPSFGYDYDTFAADLNTLMTKLDLQNTVLVGFSMGTGEVTRYLGKYGSERVQKAVLMAPVPPFLLKTDDNPEGVDQSVFDGIMKAIVKDRPAYFSEFFKAFFNVDVLLGDRISNEAIQASWNVAAGSSAKGTLDCVPSWLTDFRDDLPRIDVPTLIVHGDSDRILPLESTAARLPKLIENSQLVVIPGGPHAINWTHADRVNPTLLDFLQQK, from the coding sequence ATGCCTTACATTACCGTTGGCCAAGAAAACTCTGCAACTATCGATCTCTACTACGAAGATCTTGGGGCAGGTCAACCGATTGTTCTGATTCATGGATTTCCATTGAACGGACATTCCTGGGAAAAGCAGGTCTTAGTGCTGCTAAATGCAGGGTATCGAGTGATTACCTACGATCGCCGAGGATTTGGTGCTTCTAGCCAACCTTCGTTTGGCTATGACTACGATACGTTTGCAGCAGATTTAAATACACTCATGACCAAGCTTGATTTGCAAAATACCGTGTTGGTCGGCTTCTCAATGGGGACAGGTGAAGTTACGCGCTATCTTGGCAAATATGGCTCAGAGCGGGTGCAGAAAGCCGTGCTGATGGCTCCAGTGCCGCCCTTCTTACTGAAGACCGATGACAATCCTGAAGGCGTTGACCAAAGCGTTTTCGATGGCATTATGAAAGCGATCGTTAAAGATCGTCCAGCTTACTTTTCTGAATTTTTCAAAGCGTTCTTCAATGTAGATGTGTTGCTTGGCGATCGCATCAGCAATGAAGCGATTCAGGCAAGTTGGAATGTGGCAGCAGGGTCTTCTGCTAAAGGGACTTTAGATTGTGTCCCGTCCTGGCTCACCGATTTCCGCGATGATCTGCCTCGCATTGATGTCCCAACCCTGATCGTTCATGGAGATAGCGATCGCATTTTGCCGCTTGAGTCCACCGCAGCAAGACTCCCGAAGCTGATCGAAAACAGTCAACTTGTTGTCATTCCTGGCGGGCCGCACGCCATCAATTGGACTCATGCCGATCGGGTCAACCCCACGTTGCTGGACTTTCTTCAGCAGAAATAA